From Nicotiana tabacum cultivar K326 chromosome 22, ASM71507v2, whole genome shotgun sequence, one genomic window encodes:
- the LOC107759949 gene encoding putative disease resistance RPP13-like protein 1, giving the protein MEIGLAVGGAFLSSALNVLFERLAPQGELLKMFQRQKHDFHLLEKLRRTLCGFRAVLSDAENKQASNSYVSEWLNELRDAVDSAENLMEEINYEVLRVKVEGRHQSHAEASNQQVSDLNLCLSDEFFLNIKEKLEGTTKTLEELEKQIGRLGLKDYLVSIKQETRAPSTSLVDESEIFGRQNEIKELVGRLLSVDTNGKSLRVIPIVGMPGVGKTTLAKVVYNDEKVKDCFDLKAWFCVSEPYDAFRITKGLLQEIGSFDLKDDNNLNKLQVKLKESLKGKKFLIVLDDVWNDNYNAWDDLKNLFVQGDAGSTIIVTTRKKSVAMMMGNEKISMDTLSTDVSWSLFKRHAFDNMDPKERLEHVEVGKQISAKCKGLPLALKTLAGLLRSKSNIEEWRHILRSEIWELQDESILPALMLSYNDLPVHLKPCFSYCAIFPKEVIQLWIANGLVQGLQKNVTIEELGNLFFLELQSRSLFERVPNSSKINAEEFLMHDLVNDLAQIASSQLCTRLEDNQESHILERSRHVSYSMGYGDFEKLKPLYKLEQLRTLLPIYIKPFYPVSLSKRVLHNILPRLTSLRALSLSRYDIVELPNVLFIELKLLKFLDLSWTQLEQLPDSICVLYNLETLLLSCCKFLEDLPQQMEKLINLRHLDISDTPRLNTLLHPSKLKSLHVLLGAKFLLGDRSGSRMDDLGELHNLYGSLSILELQNVANRREALKANMRGKEHIEKLSLEWSVSIADSSQNERDILCELHPNPNVKELKINRYRGTNFPNWLADHSFSELVELSLSNCNDCYSLPALGQLPSLKLLTIRGMDRITEVTNEFYGSSSSKKPFNSLERLEFDEMQEWKKWHVLGNGEEFPILQNLSIKKCPKLIGKLPENLCSLTSLIISNCPELNLERPIQLSSLKKFEVEGSPKVGVLFDDAEPFLSQLQGMKQIVELWISDCQSLTSLLFSSLPNTLKEIKIKHCGKLKLESSVGDMISIGSNMFLEKLKLEGCDSINEISPELVPQARYLSVSSCDGLTMLLIPNGTEDLKICECENLEIFSAAQTTLLRTLYIRNCKKLKSLPELLPSLKELILQECLEIEYFPEGGLPFNLEVLEIEYCKKLVNGRKEWGLQRLPCLTELRIIHDGSDEEIPAGENWELPCSIRTLWIRNLKTLSSQVLKSLTSLESLNAYTLPQIQSLLEEGLPSSLSELRLNSHDELHSLPTEGLLRLTSLQRLEIGYSNQLQSIPESALPSSLSKLYIYDCPKLQSLLVKGIPSSISTLVIHSCPLLEPLLEFEKGDYWPNIAHIPNIYIDGEHL; this is encoded by the coding sequence TCTCTTAGAGAAGCTAAGGAGGACTTTGTGTGGTTTCCGGGCGGTGCTAAGTGATGCAGAGAATAAGCAGGCATCTAATTCATACGTGAGCGAGTGGCTTAATGAACTTCGGGATGCTGTGGACAGTGCTGAAAacttaatggaagaaatcaattaTGAAGTTCTGAGAGTTAAGGTGGAAGGTCGGCATCAAAGTCATGCAGAAGCAAGCAACCAGCAGGTAAGTGACCTCAACTTGTGCTTGAGTGATGAATTTTTTCTTAACATAAAGGAGAAGTTGGAAGGCACCACTAAAACATTGGAGGAGTTGGAAAAGCAAATTGGTAGGCTTGGCCTAAAGGACTATCTTGTTTCTATTAAACAAGAAACTAGAGCGCCTTCAACATCTTTGGTTGATGAATCTGAAATCTTTGGTAGGCAAAATGAAATAAAGGAATTGGTTGGCCGTTTATTATCTGTTGATACAAATGGTAAAAGTTTGAGAGTAATTCCTATTGTTGGAATGCCTGGGGTTGGCAAGACAACACTTGCTAAAGTTGTTTACAATGATGAGAAGGTAAAAGACTGTTTCGATTTGAAAGCTTGGTTTTGTGTGTCCGAACCATATGATGCTTTCAGAATAACAAAAGGTTTACTTCAAGAAATTGGCTCATTTGACTTAAAGGACGATAACAATCTTAATAAGCTACAGGTCAAATTGAAAGAAAGCTTAAAGGGCAAAAAATTTCTTATTGTTCTGGATGATGTTTGGAATGACAACTATAATGCATGGGATGACTTGAAAAATCTTTTTGTTCAAGGAGATGCAGGAAGTACGATCATTGTGACGACACGTAAGAAAAGTGTTGCAATGATGATGGGTAATGAGAAAATTAGCATGGATACTTTGTCCACTGATGTCTCTTGGTCTTTATTCAAAAGACATGCATTTGACAACATGGATCCTAAGGAACGTCTAGAACATGTAGAAGTCGGGAAACAGATCTCAGCTAAGTGCAAAGGTTTGCCCTTAGCACTAAAGACACTTGCTGGTTTGTTACGGTCCAAGTCAAATATTGAAGAGTGGAGACACATTTTGAGAAGTGAAATATGGGAGCTACAAGACGAAAGCATATTACCCGCGTTGATGTTGAGCTACAATGATCTTCCCGTGCATTTGAAGCCATGCTTTTCCTACTGTGCAATATTTCCAAAAGAAGTCATTCAGTTGTGGATTGCTAATGGTCTAGTACAGGGGTTGcaaaaaaatgtaacaattgaAGAATTAGGCAATCTATTCTTTCTCGAGTTGCAATCAAGATCACTTTTCGAAAGGGTCCCAAATTCTTCTAAAATTAATGCAGAGGAATTCTTAATGCACGACCTTGTGAATGATTTGGCCCAAATTGCATCTTCACAACTTTGTACCAGATTGGAAGATAACCAAGAGTCTCATATATTGGAACGAAGTCGACACGTGTCCTATTCAATGGGCTATGGTGACTTTGAAAAGTTGAAACCTCTCTACAAATTGGAGCAGTTGAGGACGTTGCTTCCAATCTACATTAAGCCATTTTATCCAGTTTCTCTAAGCAAGAGGGTGTTGCATAATATATTGCCAAGACTAACATCCTTAAGGGCACTATCATTGTCTCGTTATGATATTGTGGAGTTGCCGAATGTCTTGTTTATTGAATTAAAGCTCCTAAAATTTTTGGACCTTTCTTGGACACAGTTAGAGCAGTTACCAGATTCCATTTGTGTACTCTATAACTTAGAGACACTTCTCTTATCATGTTGTAAATTCCTTGAGGATTTACCGCAGCAGATGGAAAAGTTGATCAACTTGCGTCACCTTGATATTAGCGACACTCCTCGCTTGAATACGCTGCTACATCCGAGCAAGTTGAAAAGCCTCCATGTGTTGTTGGGAGCTAAATTTCTTCTAGGTGATCGCAGTGGTTCGAGAATGGATGATTTGGGTGAACTGCATAACTTGTATGGATCTCTATCTATTCTAGAGTTGCAAAATGTGGCCAACAGAAGGGAAGCTTTGAAGGCAAACATGAGAGGAAAGGAACATATTGAAAAGTTATCATTGGAGTGGAGTGTAAGTATTGCGGACAGTTCACAAAATGAAAGAGACATACTTTGTGAGTTGCATCCAAATCCAAACGTTAAAGAACTCAAGATCAACCGATATAGAGGGACAAACTTTCCAAATTGGCTAGCTGATCATTCATTTTCTGAGCTGGTGGAATTGTCTCTAAGCAACTGCAACGACTGTTATTCCTTGCCAGCATTAGGCCAACTTCCTTCTCTGAAATTACTTACCATCAGAGGGATGGATCGAATAACAGAGGTGACTAACGAATTCTATGGTAGTTCGTCCTCCAAAAAGCCTTTCAACTCTCTTGAGCGACTTGAGTTTGACGAGATGCAGGAGTGGAAGAAGTGGCACGTACTAGGGAATGGAGAAGAGTTTCCTATACTTCagaatctttcaattaaaaagtgtCCCAAGTTGATTGGAAAGTTGCCTGAAAATCTTTGTTCTCTGACAAGTTTGATAATTTCAAATTGTCCGGAACTCAATCTGGAGAGACCTATCCAACTTTCAAGTCTtaaaaagtttgaagttgaaggtTCTCCTAAGGTTGGAGTTCTTTTTGATGATGCTGAACCGTTTTTGTCTCAACTTCAGGGAATGAAACAGATAGTTGAATTATGGATAAGTGATTGTCAGTCTCTTACCTCCTTGCTTTTTAGCAGTTTGCCAAATACCTTGAAGGAAATAAAGATAAAGCATTGTGGTAAATTGAAATTGGAGTCATCAGTTGGTGATATGATTTCTATAGGAAGTAACATGTTTCTGGAGAAATTGAAACTGGAAGGATGTGATTCGATAAATGAGATATCACCTGAGTTGGTCCCACAAGCACGCTATTTGAGTGTAAGTAGTTGCGACGGCCTTACCATGCTTTTGATTCCCAATGGGACTGAAGATCTCAAAATTTGTGAATGTGAGAATCTTGAAATATTTTCGGCGGCTCAAACAACATTGTTGCGTACTTTGTATATTAGGAACTGCAAGAAGCTGAAGTCGCTGCCAGAACTTCTTCCATCTCTTAAGGAACTGATACTGCAGGAGTGTCTAGAAATAGAGTACTTTCCTGAAGGAGGATTGCCCTTCAATTTAGAAGTCCTTGAGATTGAGTATTGCAAGAAACTGGTGAATGGGCGAAAGGAGTGGGGTTTACAGAGACTCCCCTGTCTCACAGAGTTACGCATCATCCATGATGGTAGTGACGAAGAGATTCCTGCTGGTGAAAATTGGGAGTTGCCTTGCTCTATTCGAACTCTTTGGATAAGAAATCTGAAAACATTAAGCAGCCAAGTTCTCAAAAGCCTCACCTCTCTTGAATCTCTAAATGCTTATACATTACCTCAAATTCAGTCACTGTTGGAAGAAGGGCTTCCCTCGTCTCTTTCTGAGCTTAGGTTAAATAGCCATGATGAGCTCCATTCACTACCGACCGAAGGTCTTCTACGCCTCACCTCGCTTCAACGTCTAGAGATCGGCTACAGCAATCAACTCCAATCTATTCCAGAATCAGCGCTGCCCTCCTCCCTCTCTAAGCTGTATATCTATGATTGCCCTAAACTCCAATCTCTTCTAGTAAAAGGGATACCCTCGTCCATTTCTACTCTAGTTATTCACAGCTGCCCATTGCTGGAACCACTCCTAGAATTTGAGAAGGGGGATTACTGGCCAAATATTGCTCATATTCCCAACATATATATCGATGGGGAACACCTGTGA